A window of the Sabethes cyaneus chromosome 1, idSabCyanKW18_F2, whole genome shotgun sequence genome harbors these coding sequences:
- the LOC128732311 gene encoding uncharacterized protein LOC128732311: MTAAKLISLLLFSFLYWCQTGIDGKKYNFTYDPKELECPGNETHEKVMLSAYRPMFDSDNKRDFSDAKLKKLYSLQDFLDNRAPYVTIGMDPKLNIPYGKTACIPELNVHFRRNIKLQVRDTHEDLSGGGYRRIEICVRTQADSFDDIVNLLDASVVF, from the exons ATGACGGCAGCTAAATTGATCAGCCTACTACTGTTTAGCTTCCTGTACTGGTGTCAGACCGGGATTGACGGCAAAAAGTACAACT TTACGTACGATCCCAAGGAGCTCGAGTGTCCGGGCAACGAAACGCACGAAAAAGTGATGCTGTCGGCCTACCGGCCGATGTTCGACAGCGACAACAAACGTGACTTTAGCGACGCGAAGTTGAAAAAGTTGTACTCGCTGCAGGATTTTCTGGACAACCGTGCCCCGTACGTGACGATCGGAATGGATCCGAAGCTTAACATTCCGTACGGCAAGACGGCCTGCATTCCGGAGCTGAACGTGCACTTCCGGCGCAACATTAAGCTACAGGTGCGGGATACCCACGAGGATCTATCCGGTGGAGGCTATCGGCGGATCGAAATTTGCGTTCGCACTCAGGCGGACAGTTTCGATGATATTGTCAATTTGCTTGATGCCAGTGTAGTGTTTTGA